AGGAGttgaaaaaattctgaaaatgtaAGAGTAAAAGTTTCAATTGAGCCGtcttgatattgatcattgttgggttatttatagaacagcagcccgatgttttttgcagagcagagcagttgtatggatgaattgatctttgttccaccgtggatcgatttccatcgctgatgatggttgcgtggacgtagttattctataacaacacaaagatggtcaattgagggccctgagtttgaacttacgatcgatcgcttggtaagcgaacgcgtaaccaagtggctacgaagacccccgaatTCCAAccactttgtcaaacatcatattttaatcaagcatctggattttgagattCGATtcttcgaaagaaaaaaaaaaatgatttcgaaTACGtcctttaaaaaaatcagtcgtaatttcaattggtcatatgataatgaaaattgtgattttgggtagtgccaaatttcaaaaaaaaatcgaagagagtCGAGTCAACGGCCggttgatttggcgtggaattgcttaaTATATAAATGGTGATTTTGTTGTGAGGCTAAACATGTAATAATAtattttccatcatttgttATTTCATGTCTATGATGAATGGTATCTGCGTATAGCAATAGTCGTATTAGGTGCTCAtataagtcgtatattcatccaaactgaTCCATAAGCATTTGCCTTGTATGTATATCGGCCCCGCGTGTGCATGTATATGCTcgttaggcgcatcatataccacccaaaatatgaTGATGTATATACGCTGCTTATACGATTTATTGTTTGGGTGACTTCCCGCATGGAGTTGTGCGAATATCTCGTTCATTTTTACAACGCGACAAAATAGACCGTTGTTATTTCCAACAATAGGGAGTATTCTATCGTTAGCAGTTCTTTTGAAGAGGCGTATATCGGAATATTTAAGGAAAGTTAAGAATTAATTTTATACGAAGAAAAACAAATGTAAACGGAAATAAATATGAATTGTAATTACTGAATTGTCAAATAAAACTAATTACAGCTTTGAGCGTATTACACAACAAAGATCGCTTCAGGGAATTTCTTCAAAATCCGAacacaactataaaaacaacagattaaaaataaaaatagtcaatcatcaccagatcatgacagacataatagagatcaacaCAAATTAAaagaagataatttaaaaaatttaaataatatacataataaaatccgttcaaataatttcgtcaggctaattgaaaatattgaaacaaactacaaaaaaatgtccacattaattatccgttcgtataaaatttcgtcaataaaaatcttcgtcataaaatttaaaaaaaaatcgttcgactgttaataaaacacagctttcacgtgtgaaatacagtgcctcttaaattatgtaagtgttgttgcacatttaatatgtcttggcatcgagttgaaaatatttatccctttcaagtacaacgaattttgtgaagcacatgacaagaaattagatgttcttaattcattcacGTTTCTAATGTTATATCTAtgaaaatcacttcctctttcaactcgaacaCACAAATATcaaggcagcaaaccgttaactactttaaaaaagaacaccatagttaaataaacaattctttgcttcacgggtAACTATTTTAGAGCATCCAGCATCAaatatgaggaagtgaatctattatattttagaatcaaccgcattattttattctgcaaacgctgtaatctcgatatttgtgtttcattggctaaaaatgatatggaagaacaaaagtctaaacgaggagagatgattgatttttatagctgtattttgctgcacaatcggcataagatttgatacttcttgacaattttcttgatgatattgtcaatgtgagtgttgaacttgagtttgtcatcaataatcacgccaagatgtttaatctcccgaacgcgatcaatagtctcatcatcaattacaatagagacgttttcattagaacgatttcgcgagattatcatgaatttagatttatttatattcaacttcaattgcttatacttcaaccatctacttaaagaacgcaaatctccattcaaatgtaaaacgtcCTAATTCAagtcattagctgcaatgaataactcagtatcatctgcaaaaaggttaatatcacaaaatcgtaaaactcgtcgcatgtcttTGCTGTACataataaacaaaaacagaaatgttTATCAAATTATAATACTAGAAAAATTACCGTGTTTGTAAATAAATGATATTTGAGACTATCGTCTTACGCTTATTTAGATGTTTCCAAAATACAGATCACAGTGGAGAAGTTCAAGGATATGAGAAagatgtgaatgtttgaactGAGAGCACTCACAAGCAGGTCATACCTTTTATTGATTACCACAGAGCACTCAGGGTAGACGTAAGTGTAACAATTCTCGAAATGGCAGGAcagatttaatttatttttcaaaagaaaGTGAGTTTGTTCCCTGTAACAGTATTTACGTTGTCCATGTGATAGGTGTGTGTTGTGCTCCcttgaccgagtggttagcgtcataactaacatgccgggtgttcgggttcgattcccgttctggtcgggggaatttttcgtcaaagaaatttcctccgacttgcactgtgatgacgcgtattctagagcttgccactcagaatgcattcaaggcgtgttatttggcataggaatctcaactaagtgctaataaaaatgacgcaagtaatacttcgttgagacggcgaagttcctctaggaacgatagtgccattgaagaagaagaagatgtgatAGGTGGAGGAAAGCCCCATACTTAAATAAATTTCTTGTGAATAATTCAACGTATTGCGCTAGAAACCGTATGTAAACACATAGCCGTACAAGTATTCTAGACTGTTAACGCTGAAAAGCTTCAGTAATATAACTCAAGGCTCGGTCCATCTCCATCAGGAGCCTGATAAGACCAGCATTAAAATCTTGTATGATGAATCAAACATCCAAAATGGAATAACGTCAGTTGTCTTCATTGAtaagttttcaaaataaaatcaatacaaCAATTTCTTATTCATCATTCACTCTCTGCATCACACATCCTCACCCACATCATCAGCCTCATCGAAATGCGGGATGAGATCAATTGGCACGCGCGATGATTTACAACTCGCTCGCGCCTTGTTATGACCAGCAATTCAATCATACGTTCATAATCACAGAATGGGTGAGAATGGGAATACGCGAAATACGCGCACATACTAAATATAACACAGCCAAATACACATTCGCCGCGTTTCTGATGCTGCCACTGAAATCTGGTTTGCGTGACGTAACGTTCTCACATTGAAAATGATCCCGCGAATATTCTATGGCGTTCTGGCGTATGTATGTTATCGCAGCGGACGCAACGGCCCCAAGAGATCGCGAGAAGTAGAGAGACCGCGCGCGCAAAGCCAGTTTAATTAATGCACTTGAGCGAGTTGGTTCGACGACGTAATTAAAAATAAAGAGAAAGAGCAAGCAGCAAGTTGTGCAGTGCGGTACCAAAATGGAGCGCTATTTGCGGTTCTACATTAAATTTCATGGGTACATTCTGGCAATAGGAACCATCTTCGGGGCGCTGTTCATGGCATTCATCCTGTTTACCAACAGCGATTTTCACTTTCCACTTGAGGAATGTAAGTTGCGTACTTGCCAGCACATGTTGAAGGTCAACCGTAACCGAGGACTGACTGTATATGAGATTTGTTTGGTTTCAGTTTATGATTTTCGCTTCATGGGAAGTTCAGGCATACTTTTCGGAATAATCTGGCTCGGAGTGGGGATTTCCTTGCTGTACGGATTGATTAAGGTAAGGTATTCTGTGAATTGAACAAAGTTGAGAACAGTGAGCTGACCCGACCGCCTCCTATTTGTCACAGGAAGTGAAAATATTCATCTTTCCCTTCGCTGTCATGTACATGCTGGATCTGTTTCTACTGTTCCTTCGTGATATCATCTTGATCTGGCAAAACAAGCCGTGGTTTGAAATGGTGTTTGTGAATCCATTCGTGATACCCCTTACCCTGTGTAAGTAAATAGAATGTTTCGGCCCCACGGCGAAATAATAATGATTATCATTCGGAACCCATTCAAGTTGTCACCCTTCACGTCATGCTCAGCATTGTTGCTCTGGGGAAATTGTTCGAGCATGATCCATTGGCCCAGCCCGGAACGAACTTTGTGCGGTTCAAAACGGACGAGCAGCGTAGCAATTCGATTTCAGGGGCGGACGTAGGTGATGAGGTATCCCTTGTTGCAGAATGAAAATCCCCGCTCTATACTATGTGATTAAAGAGTTATTGGATGTAAACAACTGtgtaaatttctaaaaaatacTCTAAAAGTACGTGAGACCGTCGATAACGTTAGGAGataatgaaaatatatattaattGCTTACAGCTGTTATTTAATATCTTTTTCAATGCAACTTTAGGAGCCGTTCACCATACAAAAGCGTAACTTCAAAACAGTTTGAACGAATAATTCTCGATATGGTGAAATAATACCCATAACATTTTTAAAGCAAATATTCAACACATCGTTGAACATTGTTATCGATAATCATCCCTAATATTTCGTCCAGGATGAAGAACTGcttttttacagactttttagCTGACTTTCCCCATATACAGGGTACTAGATAGAGATAAAAAAGATATACAATCTAGACAATCTAGACTAAACTAATCAAGCTTGGTTAAGTAAGATATAGTGGTTATGAAAACAACGATTTTTTGTAGATCAGTTCAGGTCCTTTTCTTTCTATTGCCAGATCAGATTTGTTTGTTCGAAATGAAATTCTATTCATCGTAGCCGTGGGGTGGCCGATTTTCTAGAAGCGTGCGACTTAACATTTTGAGCTCCGTGTCGGTCCCTACAAACTGTCGTCGAGTTTCTTCGTTAGATCACTGGGGCTGACTGGTACGAAataaggaaatataaaaaaaaaacttctttgtTTACGGATGTGTAACGATatttgactactttctagtcgatttTCTGACTATTTCATTTTCTATTAGTGATGAAatggatagtagtttggccggtTACCGGATACAGGatatccggcaaacttcgaggCCAGATAGCTGGATATTCGGCTCTATATTTGAGAATAGGAAACTGGGAGAAATTAcatgtgtgcatgaagcaaATTAAGGATTACAGTATAGATACaaataaacagtttttttttataaaaatagtgaacgatgattaaattttccgtttaGAGTGAATATCATTCAATGGAGTATCAAGTTTCGTGCGAGAACTGAtaagaatgatgatgatgagatttttgtggatatattgaagtaattttaatactggtCGAGCAAGAGTGTGTACTAAGAATTTATATAAACAAAggacatcaatcaattattctcattcaagattaaAAAACTGTTCTCTGGAAtaataatctgagagagggcACACACACTGACTAATTTCACTAATTTGACGACACAACAGTAATGCTTTTTGGAGAAGTGCATTAAGCTTCTTTAGTCATTTAATGAAATAACAAAACATACAAGTTCTGACCTCTCCTGTATATCCGAGGTAATTCCGCATGTTACTGCATAAAAAAGCATTCGAATAAGGATGTGATTGCTCATGGAACACCGAACTTACCTCGCAGGAGGGCATCTTTAAACGCTGAATTGGGAAGTAATTTTAACTACTTATGAGAAGATCCGAATTACCAAATTTTTGGTCCCGAGGTTCAAGACATACTATTTAGGAGTTTTTGAAACGAAAGCAGGCCGATAGAAaatctttaaattttttataattttaataatttaaattataattctatttataataatttaattaatcaaaccttttattatgtatgaattatgttttgtaatgatttatcttgtgttaatgagaaaatattgatttttttttcaagtatccggtatccggccgcaTAGAAAATATTAGCCGGATatgccggataccggatatctgtTTCATCTATATTGtttatataatgaaaatatTCGAGAGTGACCGAGAGACCggagaccgacactgatattgagTAAATGCTCTTGATGCAGGCTGAACGGAAAGCGTAGCAAGAAGAATTCGGAACTTAATGTGACTCTGAGAGCGAGTGTACAACCGCAATAGATGTATGCATCGTTCTGACCAAGTTATGATACTTTAACCAACCAGAACCCTATCAATCTTTTTATGTGATCGCTTTCCGCAGCGATGAAGGccatatattattattattttgtgtTTCAAGGCGTCTGTCGTCTGTGGCCTCTCGACGTAGACCAGAGGCTTCacataatcaaaataaaatagtCGATTCCACGAGGTGTAATGTATTGCACCGTCTTATTGGACCACATTTTGAATTGACTACCCTGCCACCTGGTGGTAAATCCGTCTATGCACCGCCAGTAGTAGCAACCACATTGTATTGACAGCGTCTTCAATATATTTACAGCAGCCAGGACGTAAACAGTCCAGCAACTACGCTCCAGGCTTTGTTCTTCCTGCCAGCTCCACCCCGAAGATAGGAAGTTGAACAtcgtgaggcactttgtgttCGCCAGATACAGCTAATCCGGCATTTACAACATCCTTTCCCTGGTTCCGGCCGACCGTTTTTATTGCGTAACCGTAAAGTGTATCAGAAGCGGAAGAGGAAACCGAGAGCAAAGTTGTTTCATTGGTCAGGAGGTCGGAGCAACCGACCAAAGGATAGAGGAGTACCTGGCCAAATGAGTCTTACTTGACGCTGGACGGCAAAGACTGGGAGGGAAGCAGATACTTTTCGTCCTCCTTCAAAAAGGCAAAGGCGATGACGTCAAATATAGCTCCTACACAATCTTTCTGTGGCTGGCGATCAGCGAGaaaggaatgtccaagccgctgttCTTACTTTCGGGGTTTGCAGCGAACGgagatatcttcttcttcttggatggcacttacGTTCatagtggaacttttgccttctcaacgtaggttaCTTGGTCATTtatattagtagtacttagttgagatttctttgcctgataacacgccttgaatgtattctggagtggcaagctctagaattcgtgtgaccacagtacaagtaggaagaaatttctttgatgaacaattccccgaccagaacgggaatcgaacccaaacccccGGCGTGATAATGTCGGACGCTAACCTCTCGGCCACGGTagcactatatatatatatatatatatatatatatatatatatatatatatatatatatatatatatgtattctg
The Toxorhynchites rutilus septentrionalis strain SRP chromosome 2, ASM2978413v1, whole genome shotgun sequence genome window above contains:
- the LOC129768760 gene encoding uncharacterized protein LOC129768760, producing MERYLRFYIKFHGYILAIGTIFGALFMAFILFTNSDFHFPLEEFYDFRFMGSSGILFGIIWLGVGISLLYGLIKEVKIFIFPFAVMYMLDLFLLFLRDIILIWQNKPWFEMVFVNPFVIPLTLFVTLHVMLSIVALGKLFEHDPLAQPGTNFVRFKTDEQRSNSISGADVGDEVSLVAE